Proteins encoded in a region of the Bacteroidota bacterium genome:
- the hpt gene encoding hypoxanthine phosphoribosyltransferase, translating to MESVIIKDKRFEVNIPAAKIDQRVKELGAKLNEDLKNTRPIFVSVLNGSFMFAADLFREIKMEAEITFIRVSSYSGTESTGTVKSVVGIKENLEGRTVVIIEDIVDTGDTAIYLIDELKKQNPEKVLFASLLLKPDALRHPIKIDYVGFEVPNDFLVGYGLDYDGLGRNLKDIYKLA from the coding sequence ATGGAAAGTGTGATCATTAAAGACAAGCGGTTTGAGGTAAACATTCCTGCTGCAAAAATAGACCAAAGGGTTAAAGAACTTGGGGCGAAGCTGAATGAAGACCTGAAAAACACGCGCCCTATTTTTGTCAGCGTACTTAATGGTTCATTTATGTTTGCTGCAGATCTTTTCAGAGAGATCAAAATGGAAGCTGAGATCACATTCATACGTGTATCTTCTTACTCAGGCACTGAATCCACAGGAACTGTAAAAAGTGTTGTCGGAATAAAGGAGAACCTGGAAGGAAGAACTGTTGTTATCATCGAAGACATAGTTGACACCGGTGATACAGCGATCTATCTGATCGATGAATTGAAAAAACAAAATCCGGAGAAGGTATTGTTTGCAAGTTTACTTCTCAAACCTGATGCATTAAGACATCCGATAAAGATCGATTATGTTGGATTCGAAGTTCCGAATGATTTCTTAGTTGGATATGGATTGGATTACGATGGATTGGGAAGGAATCTCAAAGACATTTACAAATTAGCTTAG